One genomic segment of Streptomyces liangshanensis includes these proteins:
- a CDS encoding roadblock/LC7 domain-containing protein produces the protein MQTTDNSLTWLLESLLERTPGTRHALVLSRDGLKLCWSRFLTVDQADQLAAICSGIQALAQGASVEFGNGSGGVRHSMTEFHGGLLFIVEAGEGAHLAVVAEDGADPGVVGHRMTELVEQIGEHLRAEPRTTDRESSPS, from the coding sequence ATGCAGACCACTGACAACAGTCTGACCTGGCTCCTGGAGAGCCTGCTGGAACGCACCCCCGGCACCCGCCACGCGCTGGTCCTCTCCCGCGACGGACTCAAGCTCTGCTGGAGCCGCTTCCTCACCGTCGACCAGGCCGACCAGCTCGCCGCGATCTGCTCCGGCATCCAGGCGCTCGCCCAGGGCGCCTCGGTGGAGTTCGGCAACGGCAGCGGAGGCGTACGGCACTCGATGACCGAGTTCCACGGCGGGCTGCTGTTCATCGTGGAGGCCGGCGAGGGGGCCCACCTCGCGGTCGTCGCCGAGGACGGCGCCGACCCGGGTGTGGTGGGCCACCGGATGACCGAGCTGGTCGAGCAGATCGGTGAGCACCTGAGGGCCGAGCCGCGCACCACCGACCGGGAGAGTTCCCCGTCATGA
- a CDS encoding DUF742 domain-containing protein: protein MIRKPVDTGDPHRLYTVTGGRSRVDDDTFDLVTLIVAECEPTPGMQSEHARILALCRHPTAVVEISAEVKLPVTVVRILLGDLLATGRITARRPRAGRSVTSPPDSAFLKEVLHGLHAL, encoded by the coding sequence ATGATCCGCAAGCCCGTCGACACCGGGGACCCCCACCGGCTGTACACCGTCACCGGTGGCCGCAGCCGGGTCGACGACGACACGTTCGACCTGGTCACCCTGATCGTCGCCGAGTGCGAACCCACCCCGGGCATGCAGTCCGAGCACGCCAGGATCCTCGCTCTGTGCCGTCATCCCACCGCGGTCGTGGAGATCTCCGCCGAGGTGAAGCTGCCCGTGACGGTGGTACGGATCCTGCTCGGCGACCTCCTCGCGACGGGCCGGATCACCGCCCGCCGCCCCCGCGCCGGGCGGTCGGTCACCTCACCGCCCGACTCCGCCTTTCTCAAGGAGGTGCTCCATGGACTCCATGCTCTCTGA
- a CDS encoding sensor histidine kinase, giving the protein MSVPVAPSPHRIRPARSLSLAVPLAALVVVAAAAAAAALAAPVPARAWVAATAAGAWVCVAVTVAAAVVLVRQGRRGAVTADGEVRTAQTQLAQFGGESAHLLNVSLPSVVKRLRDGASAEAAIAATAPPSDPQLRRLLEVFAAEVAASERRAAESRADCATAVERLARGADDLDRLMTTTLPAALGGLRSGGSADTVLGTVEPPTDPRLRVLVDVIVREFATSERRGAAAQAASAKALSRVQAKAVSMLADLREMQDKYGEEVFGDLLKLDHNTSQLGLLTDRLALLMGGRASRSWNKPIPMESVLRGAVGRISAYQRVRLHCSSDAAIAGFAAEGVMHLLAELMDNAANFSPPIDEVHVYVEERTAGIVVTIEDSGLKMADAAMRRAEESVSGRMNDLATLQGTRLGLAVVGRLAAKYHLSVNYRPSSRGGTGVVVLFPPQLLAQQRAVLPEQSVRPTRDTFPERDPLPEQASFPEQAGFPERAVGAEPAVRNGHGVRTGQAAFPEHPVRPPDPTARPADADTPPPAAPPLPAPAAPGDGPRVATPNGLPVRPPGRTMAAADRGRPEPEPETGAPRTGRDAGSQFGAFHRARHAHRPPEGTP; this is encoded by the coding sequence ATGTCAGTGCCTGTCGCCCCCAGCCCGCACCGCATACGCCCCGCACGATCGCTGTCGTTGGCCGTCCCCTTGGCGGCACTGGTGGTCGTGGCCGCGGCGGCGGCCGCCGCCGCGCTGGCGGCTCCGGTCCCGGCCCGCGCCTGGGTGGCGGCCACCGCGGCCGGCGCCTGGGTCTGCGTGGCGGTGACCGTCGCGGCCGCCGTCGTCCTGGTACGCCAGGGCCGCCGCGGGGCGGTCACGGCGGACGGCGAGGTCAGGACCGCGCAGACACAACTGGCCCAGTTCGGTGGGGAGTCGGCGCATCTGCTGAACGTCTCGCTGCCCTCGGTCGTCAAGCGCCTGCGGGACGGCGCGAGCGCCGAGGCCGCGATCGCCGCCACCGCCCCGCCGTCGGACCCCCAACTGCGGCGCCTGCTGGAGGTGTTCGCCGCCGAGGTCGCCGCGTCCGAGCGGCGCGCGGCCGAGTCGCGCGCCGACTGCGCGACGGCCGTCGAGCGGCTCGCCCGGGGCGCCGACGACCTGGACCGCCTGATGACCACGACCCTCCCCGCCGCGCTGGGCGGGCTGCGCTCCGGGGGCTCGGCGGACACCGTGCTCGGCACGGTCGAACCGCCCACGGACCCGAGGCTGCGGGTCCTGGTGGACGTGATCGTCCGCGAGTTCGCCACCAGCGAGCGGCGCGGCGCGGCGGCGCAGGCGGCCAGCGCCAAGGCGCTGAGCCGGGTGCAGGCCAAGGCCGTCAGCATGCTGGCCGACCTGCGCGAGATGCAGGACAAGTACGGCGAGGAGGTGTTCGGCGACCTGTTGAAGCTCGACCACAACACCTCCCAACTGGGGCTGCTCACCGACCGGCTCGCCCTGCTGATGGGCGGGCGGGCCAGCCGTTCCTGGAACAAGCCGATCCCGATGGAGTCCGTCCTGCGCGGCGCGGTGGGCCGTATCTCCGCCTACCAGCGGGTACGGCTGCACTGCTCCAGCGACGCCGCGATCGCCGGGTTCGCCGCCGAGGGCGTGATGCACCTCCTGGCCGAACTGATGGACAACGCCGCGAACTTCTCCCCGCCCATCGACGAGGTCCACGTCTATGTAGAGGAGCGCACGGCGGGGATCGTGGTGACGATCGAGGACAGCGGCCTCAAGATGGCCGACGCGGCGATGCGCCGCGCCGAGGAGTCCGTGTCGGGCCGGATGAACGACCTGGCGACGCTCCAGGGCACCCGCCTCGGGCTGGCCGTCGTGGGCCGGCTGGCCGCCAAGTACCACCTGAGCGTGAACTACCGGCCGTCCTCGCGCGGCGGTACGGGCGTGGTCGTGCTGTTCCCGCCGCAACTGCTGGCCCAGCAGCGGGCGGTACTCCCGGAGCAGTCGGTACGACCGACGCGGGACACCTTCCCGGAGCGGGACCCGCTCCCGGAGCAGGCCTCCTTCCCGGAGCAGGCCGGCTTTCCGGAGCGGGCCGTAGGCGCCGAACCGGCCGTACGGAACGGGCACGGTGTGCGCACCGGACAGGCCGCGTTCCCGGAACACCCCGTACGACCACCGGATCCGACCGCGCGTCCCGCCGACGCTGACACCCCGCCCCCGGCCGCCCCGCCCCTGCCGGCACCCGCCGCGCCCGGGGACGGCCCCCGCGTGGCGACGCCCAACGGGCTGCCCGTCCGGCCGCCGGGCCGCACGATGGCCGCCGCCGACCGGGGCCGCCCCGAGCCCGAACCGGAGACCGGCGCGCCCCGCACGGGCCGGGACGCGGGCTCCCAGTTCGGCGCCTTCCACCGGGCCCGCCACGCCCACCGTCCCCCGGAGGGCACTCCCTAG
- a CDS encoding YbaK/EbsC family protein, giving the protein MRAPLGDFADARPAPDCLDLLVEPVARAVRAWQGAVPADQLVFVDTDPAIADTAAFVEHHGAELLDRSANCVVVAGKRAGGSTLAACVVLSRTRVDVNGVVRKQLGARKASFAPMDTAVSETGMEYGGITPIGLPDGWPLFVDSAVVDTEWVLIGSGRRRGKLIVPGKAFADLPGVVVLESLGI; this is encoded by the coding sequence ATGCGCGCACCCCTCGGAGACTTCGCCGACGCCCGGCCGGCCCCTGACTGCCTCGACCTGCTCGTCGAGCCGGTCGCCCGGGCCGTCCGCGCCTGGCAGGGCGCCGTCCCCGCCGACCAGTTGGTGTTCGTGGACACCGATCCCGCGATCGCGGACACGGCGGCCTTCGTCGAGCACCACGGGGCCGAACTGCTGGACCGGTCGGCCAACTGCGTGGTGGTGGCCGGGAAACGAGCGGGCGGGTCGACCCTGGCCGCCTGCGTCGTCCTGTCCCGTACGCGCGTGGACGTCAACGGTGTCGTCCGCAAGCAACTGGGCGCGCGCAAGGCGTCGTTCGCCCCGATGGACACCGCGGTGAGCGAGACGGGCATGGAGTACGGCGGGATCACCCCGATCGGACTGCCCGACGGCTGGCCGCTGTTCGTGGACTCGGCGGTGGTCGACACCGAGTGGGTCCTCATCGGCAGCGGCCGGCGCCGGGGCAAATTGATCGTGCCCGGCAAGGCCTTCGCGGACCTGCCGGGCGTGGTGGTGCTGGAGTCACTGGGCATCTGA
- a CDS encoding YigZ family protein, translated as MQEQYRTVARAGVHETEINRSRFLCAVAPVADEREAQEFVAGIRKEHPTAGHHCFAYVIGADASVQKASDDGEPGGTAGVPMLDMLLRREMRYVVAVVTRYYGGVKLGAGGLIRAYGGAVGEALDLVGVRTRRRFRLATVTVDHQRAGKLENDLRATGRAVREVRYAEAVTIGIGLPDGEVDTFRAWLADTTAGTAVLELGGEAYGDG; from the coding sequence ATGCAGGAGCAGTACCGGACCGTCGCCCGCGCGGGCGTGCACGAGACCGAGATCAACCGGTCGCGCTTCCTGTGCGCCGTCGCACCCGTCGCCGACGAGCGCGAGGCGCAGGAGTTCGTGGCGGGGATCCGCAAGGAACACCCGACGGCCGGCCACCACTGCTTCGCGTACGTGATCGGCGCCGACGCCTCCGTGCAGAAGGCGAGCGACGACGGCGAGCCGGGCGGGACGGCCGGGGTGCCGATGCTCGACATGCTGCTGCGCCGCGAGATGCGGTACGTCGTCGCCGTCGTCACGCGCTACTACGGCGGGGTCAAGCTGGGCGCGGGCGGGCTGATCAGGGCGTACGGGGGAGCGGTCGGCGAGGCGCTGGACCTGGTCGGCGTACGGACCCGGCGGCGCTTCCGGCTCGCCACCGTCACCGTCGACCACCAGCGCGCGGGCAAGCTGGAGAACGATCTGCGGGCCACCGGGCGCGCGGTCCGTGAGGTGCGGTACGCGGAGGCGGTGACCATCGGGATCGGGCTGCCCGACGGCGAGGTCGACACGTTCCGGGCCTGGCTCGCGGACACCACGGCGGGGACGGCGGTGCTGGAACTGGGCGGCGAGGCGTACGGCGACGGGTGA
- a CDS encoding CoA-binding protein, producing the protein MYADDKTIREILTSTGDTWAVVGLSNNTSRAAYGVAGVLQRFGKRIVPVHPKAESVHGEQGYASLADIPFPVDVVDVFVNSEQAGAVADDAVSIGAKAVWFQLGVVDEQAYDRTRQAGLAMVMDRCPAIEIPRLG; encoded by the coding sequence ATGTACGCAGACGACAAGACCATCCGCGAAATCCTCACCTCGACCGGGGACACCTGGGCGGTCGTGGGGCTCTCCAACAACACCTCACGGGCGGCCTACGGGGTCGCGGGCGTGCTCCAGCGCTTCGGGAAGCGGATCGTGCCCGTCCACCCGAAGGCGGAGAGTGTCCACGGCGAACAGGGGTACGCCTCGCTGGCCGACATCCCGTTCCCGGTCGACGTCGTGGACGTCTTCGTGAACAGCGAGCAGGCCGGCGCGGTCGCGGACGACGCGGTGTCCATCGGCGCGAAGGCGGTCTGGTTCCAGCTCGGGGTGGTCGACGAGCAGGCGTACGACCGGACGCGCCAGGCGGGACTCGCCATGGTCATGGACCGCTGCCCCGCCATCGAGATCCCGCGCCTGGGCTGA
- a CDS encoding cytochrome P450, with the protein MTESATGQPVTDDAPPPGATPPPGCPAHPGAVSLSGLEFQQTPSELYRALRRRHGTVAPVLLDGDIPAWLVLGYSEVSYVTGHDELFARDSRRWNQWPAIPPDWPLMPFVGHQPSVLFTEGTEHQRRAGVITEALEAVDQFELAQLCREIAEALIDSFAGSGQAELMTSYAHALPMRAVVRLCGMPGGGSGDTDDLVRDLRISLDAAEGDDPVAAYLRVQARIERLVKDKRSSPGSDITSRMLTHPAGLSDVEIVQDLITVIAAAQQPTANWICNTLRLLLTDDRFALNVSGGRIGVGQALNEVLWLDTPTQNFIGRWAVRDTQLGGRQIMAGDCLVLGLAAANTDPLIWPGGAVGAENSAHLSFSNGEHRCPYPAPLLADVIARTAIETLLERLPDVVLSVEPHELSWRPSIWMRGLTSLPVRFTPAAR; encoded by the coding sequence ATGACCGAATCCGCGACCGGACAACCGGTGACCGACGACGCGCCCCCGCCCGGCGCCACGCCTCCGCCCGGCTGCCCGGCGCACCCGGGCGCGGTGTCGCTGAGCGGCCTGGAGTTCCAGCAGACCCCGTCGGAGCTGTACCGCGCCCTGCGCCGCCGGCACGGCACGGTGGCGCCCGTCCTCCTCGACGGCGACATCCCCGCCTGGCTGGTGCTCGGTTACTCCGAGGTCTCGTACGTCACCGGCCACGACGAGCTGTTCGCCCGCGACTCACGCCGCTGGAACCAGTGGCCCGCGATCCCGCCCGACTGGCCGCTGATGCCGTTCGTCGGCCACCAGCCGTCGGTGCTCTTCACGGAGGGTACGGAGCACCAGCGCAGGGCCGGGGTGATCACCGAGGCGCTGGAGGCGGTCGACCAGTTCGAACTCGCCCAGCTCTGCCGGGAGATCGCCGAGGCACTGATCGACTCGTTCGCGGGCAGCGGCCAGGCCGAGCTGATGACGTCGTACGCGCACGCGCTGCCGATGCGGGCCGTGGTCCGGCTGTGCGGGATGCCCGGCGGTGGCAGTGGCGACACCGACGACCTCGTACGCGATCTGCGGATCTCGCTGGACGCGGCGGAGGGCGACGACCCGGTGGCCGCGTACCTGCGGGTGCAGGCGCGGATCGAGCGGTTGGTCAAGGACAAGCGGAGCAGCCCCGGTTCGGACATCACGTCCCGGATGCTGACCCATCCGGCGGGGCTGTCCGACGTCGAGATCGTCCAGGACCTGATCACCGTCATCGCCGCCGCGCAGCAGCCGACCGCCAACTGGATCTGCAACACTCTGCGTCTGCTGCTGACCGACGACCGGTTCGCGCTGAACGTGTCGGGCGGCCGGATCGGGGTGGGGCAGGCGCTGAACGAGGTCCTCTGGCTGGACACCCCGACGCAGAACTTCATCGGCCGGTGGGCCGTACGCGACACCCAGTTGGGCGGCCGGCAGATCATGGCGGGCGACTGCCTGGTCCTCGGCCTGGCGGCGGCCAACACGGATCCGCTGATCTGGCCGGGCGGGGCGGTCGGCGCGGAGAACTCCGCGCACCTGTCGTTCAGCAACGGCGAGCACCGCTGCCCCTATCCGGCGCCGCTGCTGGCGGACGTCATCGCCAGGACCGCGATCGAGACGCTGCTGGAACGGCTGCCCGACGTGGTCCTGTCGGTGGAACCGCACGAGCTGAGCTGGCGGCCGTCGATCTGGATGCGCGGCCTGACGTCGCTGCCGGTACGGTTCACCCCGGCCGCCCGCTGA
- a CDS encoding GTP-binding protein: MDSMLSELPGRTPLADGAETGLKIVVVGGFGVGKTTLVRSVSEIRPLNTEEVMTQAGVGVDDPAGLTTKTTTTVAFDFGRISLNDRMVLYLFGAPGQERFWFLWDRLFSGTLGAVVLVDTRRMSESWYAIDRLEHHRTPFVVAVNRFDDDVSAFSLAEIRQALSLAEHVPLIDCDARVRSSGKNVLITLVDHLYELAMARELTP, encoded by the coding sequence ATGGACTCCATGCTCTCTGAACTGCCGGGCCGCACGCCCCTGGCCGACGGGGCGGAGACCGGTCTGAAGATCGTGGTCGTGGGCGGGTTCGGGGTCGGCAAGACCACGCTCGTACGGTCGGTCAGCGAGATCCGGCCCCTCAACACCGAGGAGGTCATGACCCAGGCGGGGGTCGGCGTGGACGACCCGGCCGGGCTGACCACCAAGACCACCACCACCGTGGCCTTCGACTTCGGCCGGATCAGCCTCAACGACCGCATGGTGCTGTACCTGTTCGGGGCGCCCGGGCAGGAGCGGTTCTGGTTCCTCTGGGACCGGCTGTTCTCCGGCACGCTCGGCGCGGTGGTCCTGGTCGACACCCGGCGCATGAGCGAGTCCTGGTACGCCATCGACCGGCTCGAACACCACAGGACCCCGTTCGTGGTCGCGGTCAACCGGTTCGACGACGACGTCTCCGCGTTCTCGCTGGCCGAGATCCGGCAGGCGCTGTCGCTGGCGGAGCACGTACCGCTGATCGACTGCGACGCGCGGGTGCGGTCCTCCGGCAAGAACGTCCTGATCACCCTCGTGGACCACCTCTACGAGCTGGCCATGGCCCGGGAGTTGACCCCATGA
- a CDS encoding acyltransferase, which yields MPKNGTVLSSLAAWRRSLASRAVQRGWRWIQDTGAVTAEHPGRLRFARIGAGTRLAFPQGTVFGEAWIALGDHCVIGEQVTLTAGMMPGLDLGPATLLTLGDGVVLGRGSHVIADTTVTIGSDTYCGPYVYITSTNHSYDDPATPVGKQWPRFEPVEIGPGCWLGTGAVVLPGARLGRNVVVAAGAVVRGEVPDHAVVAGAPARVVRSWDPERGWQPPLRTPAPVPIPEGITPEQLLALGDRDPDA from the coding sequence GTGCCGAAGAACGGAACCGTCCTGTCCTCGCTGGCCGCCTGGCGCCGCTCGCTCGCGTCGCGCGCCGTGCAGCGCGGCTGGCGCTGGATCCAGGACACGGGCGCCGTCACCGCCGAGCACCCGGGGCGGCTGCGGTTCGCCAGGATCGGCGCCGGCACCCGGCTGGCCTTCCCGCAGGGCACGGTGTTCGGCGAGGCGTGGATCGCGCTGGGCGACCACTGCGTCATAGGCGAACAGGTCACGCTGACCGCCGGGATGATGCCCGGCCTGGACCTCGGGCCCGCGACGCTCCTGACCCTCGGCGACGGTGTGGTCCTCGGGCGGGGCAGCCACGTCATCGCCGACACCACGGTGACCATCGGCTCCGACACGTACTGCGGCCCGTACGTCTACATCACGTCGACCAACCACAGCTACGACGACCCGGCGACGCCCGTCGGCAAGCAGTGGCCGAGGTTCGAGCCCGTCGAGATAGGCCCCGGTTGCTGGCTCGGCACGGGCGCGGTGGTCCTGCCGGGCGCGCGGCTCGGCAGGAACGTGGTCGTGGCGGCGGGGGCGGTGGTACGGGGCGAGGTGCCCGACCACGCGGTGGTGGCCGGCGCCCCCGCCCGGGTCGTACGGAGCTGGGACCCGGAGCGGGGCTGGCAGCCGCCGCTGCGCACCCCGGCGCCCGTACCGATCCCGGAGGGGATCACCCCCGAACAGCTGCTGGCCCTCGGGGACCGGGATCCGGACGCCTGA
- a CDS encoding MFS transporter produces the protein MSASAGAPGRRTRPSRRPFRGPSRRPAWAGRNYTLLTAAAIVTNLGSQGALIAAAFAVLQAGGDGGDVGLVAAARTVPLVLFLLVGGALADRLPRHRVMVAANALNCVSQGAFALLVLVGEPQLWQMMVLAALGGTGHAFFSPASEGMLLSSVSGEQAGRAFALYRMAMHGAGMGGAALGGALIAVFGPGWVLAVDSVAFLVAASFRAFLDVSHIPARKPGGGMISDLREGWREFVGRSWLWSIVVQFAVVNAVVIAAESVYGPLVAEEELGGAGPWGLALAAFGAGTVVGALVMMRWRPRRLLLAGTLCVFPLALPSAALAVPLPVLPLAAVLFLTGASVEVFGVSWMTALHQEIPEDMLSRVSAYDWLGSVGMVPVAAALTGPAEQAFGRDAALWGCSALVVVLTAAVLTVPDVRHLSRRTTKVATSPASPSLSPSPSSTDAEGTVGRAG, from the coding sequence GTGAGTGCTTCCGCAGGCGCCCCGGGCCGCCGAACCCGCCCCTCCCGCCGTCCTTTCCGCGGCCCCTCCCGCCGCCCCGCGTGGGCCGGCCGCAACTACACCCTCCTGACGGCCGCCGCGATCGTCACCAACCTGGGCAGCCAAGGGGCCCTGATCGCCGCCGCGTTCGCCGTCCTCCAGGCGGGCGGCGACGGCGGGGACGTCGGGCTCGTGGCCGCGGCGCGCACCGTACCGCTCGTACTCTTCCTGCTCGTCGGCGGCGCGCTGGCGGACCGCCTGCCGAGGCACCGGGTGATGGTCGCCGCCAACGCCCTCAACTGCGTGTCGCAGGGGGCGTTCGCGCTCCTCGTGCTCGTGGGCGAACCGCAGTTGTGGCAGATGATGGTCCTGGCGGCCCTGGGCGGGACCGGCCACGCCTTCTTCTCCCCCGCGTCCGAGGGCATGCTGCTGTCCAGCGTGAGCGGCGAACAGGCGGGCCGCGCGTTCGCCCTCTACCGGATGGCCATGCACGGGGCGGGGATGGGCGGCGCGGCCCTGGGCGGCGCGCTGATCGCGGTGTTCGGTCCGGGGTGGGTCCTGGCGGTGGACTCGGTCGCGTTCCTGGTGGCCGCGTCGTTCCGGGCCTTCCTCGACGTGAGCCACATCCCGGCGCGTAAACCGGGCGGCGGCATGATCTCCGATCTACGGGAGGGCTGGCGGGAGTTCGTCGGGCGGTCCTGGCTCTGGTCGATCGTCGTGCAGTTCGCGGTGGTCAACGCGGTGGTGATCGCGGCGGAGTCGGTGTACGGGCCGCTGGTCGCGGAGGAGGAGTTGGGCGGCGCGGGGCCGTGGGGCCTGGCGCTCGCCGCCTTCGGCGCGGGCACGGTGGTCGGCGCGCTGGTGATGATGCGCTGGCGCCCCCGGCGGCTGCTGCTCGCGGGCACGCTCTGCGTCTTCCCGCTGGCCCTCCCGTCGGCGGCGCTGGCGGTGCCGTTGCCCGTGCTGCCGCTGGCGGCGGTGCTGTTCCTGACGGGCGCCTCCGTGGAGGTGTTCGGCGTCTCGTGGATGACGGCGCTGCACCAGGAGATCCCGGAGGACATGCTGTCCCGGGTCTCGGCCTACGACTGGCTGGGCTCGGTCGGCATGGTGCCGGTGGCGGCGGCGCTCACGGGCCCGGCGGAGCAGGCCTTCGGCCGGGACGCGGCGCTGTGGGGCTGCTCGGCGCTGGTGGTGGTACTGACGGCGGCGGTGCTGACAGTCCCGGACGTACGCCACCTGTCCCGCCGTACGACAAAGGTAGCAACGTCCCCCGCTTCCCCCTCCCTCTCTCCCTCTCCCTCCTCAACCGATGCTGAAGGCACCGTCGGGCGGGCGGGGTGA
- a CDS encoding DUF4442 domain-containing protein — protein sequence MSADQNSVGELLTATVPMTRTLELEFVETTPERAVVRLPDRPEYHNHVGGPHAGAMFTLGESASGAIVLAAFGDQLHRAVPLAVNATIDYRKLAKGVVTATASLGRPVADVVAELDAGERPEFPVTVDLTRADGAVTAGMTVVWTLRPNA from the coding sequence ATGAGCGCTGATCAGAATTCCGTCGGTGAACTGCTCACCGCCACCGTGCCGATGACCAGAACCCTGGAGCTGGAGTTCGTCGAGACGACTCCCGAGCGGGCCGTGGTCCGCCTGCCCGACCGGCCCGAGTACCACAACCACGTCGGCGGGCCGCACGCCGGGGCGATGTTCACGCTGGGCGAGTCCGCCAGCGGCGCGATCGTGCTCGCCGCGTTCGGCGACCAGCTGCACCGGGCCGTACCGCTCGCCGTCAACGCGACGATCGACTACCGCAAGCTCGCCAAGGGGGTCGTCACGGCGACCGCGTCGCTCGGGCGCCCCGTCGCGGACGTCGTCGCGGAGCTGGACGCGGGGGAGCGCCCGGAGTTTCCCGTCACCGTCGACCTCACCCGCGCGGACGGCGCGGTGACCGCCGGGATGACCGTGGTCTGGACGCTGCGGCCCAACGCCTGA
- a CDS encoding cytochrome P450, whose translation MATAQQIPDILSAEFAANPYPAYRAMREHAPLIWHEATGSWIISRYDDVERAFKDKESVFTTDNYNWQIEPVHGRTILQLSGREHAVRRALVAPAFRGGDLQDKFLPVIDRNARELIDTFRHTGTVDLVEAFATRFPINVIVDMLGLDKSDHERFHTWYTAVIAFLGNLSGDPRVMADGERTRVEFAEYMIPIIHARRDNLGDDLLSTLCAAEVDGVRMSDEDIKSFCSLLLAAGGETTDKAIASLFANLLLHPEQLAAVRADRSLIPRAFAETLRFTPPVHMIMRQTAVDVEVSGGTIPSGATVTCLIGAANRDSSRYAEPDTFDIFRDDLTTTTAFSAAADHLAFALGRHFCVGALLAKAEIETGVNQLLDAMPDLRLADGFDPVEQGVFTRGPRSLPVVFTPTSDPASA comes from the coding sequence ATGGCCACCGCACAACAGATCCCCGACATTCTCTCCGCCGAGTTCGCGGCGAATCCCTATCCGGCCTACCGCGCCATGCGTGAGCACGCGCCCCTCATCTGGCACGAGGCCACCGGCAGCTGGATCATCTCGCGGTACGACGACGTCGAACGGGCCTTCAAGGACAAGGAGTCGGTGTTCACCACCGACAACTACAACTGGCAGATCGAGCCCGTGCACGGCAGGACGATCCTCCAGCTCAGCGGGCGGGAGCACGCCGTACGCCGGGCGCTCGTCGCCCCCGCCTTCCGCGGCGGCGACCTCCAGGACAAGTTCCTGCCGGTCATCGACCGCAACGCCCGCGAGCTGATCGACACCTTCCGGCACACCGGTACGGTCGACCTGGTCGAGGCCTTCGCCACCCGCTTCCCCATCAACGTCATCGTCGACATGCTGGGCCTGGACAAGTCCGACCACGAGCGGTTCCACACCTGGTACACCGCCGTCATCGCCTTCCTCGGCAACCTCTCCGGCGACCCGCGGGTCATGGCGGACGGCGAGCGGACCCGCGTCGAGTTCGCCGAGTACATGATCCCGATCATCCACGCCCGGCGGGACAACCTGGGCGACGACCTGCTCTCGACGCTCTGCGCCGCCGAGGTCGACGGCGTACGGATGAGCGACGAGGACATCAAGTCCTTCTGCAGCCTGCTGCTCGCCGCCGGCGGCGAGACCACCGACAAGGCGATCGCGTCGCTCTTCGCCAACCTGCTGCTCCACCCCGAGCAGCTCGCGGCCGTGCGGGCGGACAGGAGCCTGATCCCGCGGGCCTTCGCCGAGACGCTCCGGTTCACCCCGCCGGTCCACATGATCATGCGGCAGACCGCCGTGGACGTCGAGGTCAGCGGCGGCACGATACCGTCCGGTGCCACCGTCACCTGCCTGATAGGCGCGGCCAACCGGGACAGCTCCCGCTACGCGGAGCCCGACACGTTCGACATCTTCCGCGACGACCTGACCACCACCACCGCGTTCTCGGCCGCCGCCGACCACCTGGCGTTCGCGCTCGGCAGGCACTTCTGCGTGGGCGCCCTGCTGGCCAAGGCGGAGATCGAGACCGGCGTCAACCAACTGCTCGACGCCATGCCGGACCTGCGCCTCGCCGACGGCTTCGACCCGGTGGAGCAGGGCGTGTTCACCCGGGGGCCCCGGTCCCTGCCGGTGGTGTTCACCCCCACCTCCGACCCCGCTTCCGCGTGA
- a CDS encoding DedA family protein, protein MHVQEWLETVPAVSIYLLVGLVIGLESLGIPLPGEIVLVSAALLASQHGEIDPYVLGACASAGAIIGDSIGYAIGRKGGRPLLAWLGGKFPKHFGEAQISMAERSFEKWGMWAVFFGRFVALLRIFAGPLAGVLHMPYWKFLIANVFGGIVWAGGTTAVIYTVGVVAEPWLKRFSWVGLGLAVLIGVGSMLVLRNRAKKSAAAAGVEPVEVGAGRGGE, encoded by the coding sequence TTGCACGTCCAGGAGTGGCTCGAGACCGTGCCCGCGGTCAGTATCTATCTCCTGGTGGGGCTGGTGATCGGGCTCGAGAGCCTCGGTATCCCGCTGCCCGGTGAGATCGTCCTCGTCAGCGCGGCGCTGCTGGCGTCCCAGCACGGTGAGATCGACCCGTACGTCCTCGGCGCGTGCGCCTCGGCCGGGGCGATCATCGGGGACTCGATCGGTTACGCCATCGGGCGCAAGGGCGGGAGGCCGCTGCTCGCGTGGCTGGGCGGCAAGTTCCCCAAGCACTTCGGCGAGGCCCAGATCTCCATGGCGGAGCGGTCCTTCGAGAAGTGGGGCATGTGGGCGGTCTTCTTCGGCCGCTTCGTGGCGCTGCTGCGGATCTTCGCCGGGCCGCTGGCGGGGGTGCTGCACATGCCGTACTGGAAGTTCCTGATCGCGAACGTCTTCGGCGGGATCGTGTGGGCCGGGGGGACGACCGCTGTCATCTATACGGTGGGTGTGGTGGCCGAGCCCTGGCTCAAGCGGTTCTCGTGGGTGGGGTTGGGGTTGGCGGTGTTGATCGGCGTCGGGTCGATGCTGGTGCTGCGGAACCGGGCGAAGAAGTCTGCGGCTGCTGCTGGGGTGGAGCCGGTTGAGGTGGGGGCTGGGCGGGGCGGGGAGTAG